In a genomic window of Platichthys flesus chromosome 24, fPlaFle2.1, whole genome shotgun sequence:
- the pop7 gene encoding ribonuclease P protein subunit p20 → MADPRNPGTSSIPQAAPAHTDSTSPAVDMDPVEYTLRKRLPRKLPKRRNDVYVNMKTDFRAQLARCQKLLEGGGHREICVHGLGLAINRAINIALQLQATSQGALQLAANTSTVELVDDLEPEDPDEAGEPMTRTRNNSAIHIKVFYPDAQ, encoded by the coding sequence ATGGCGGATCCACGCAATCCAGGGACGTCTTCCATCCCGCAGGCAGCCccagcacacacagactccaCTTCGCCAGCTGTGGACATGGACCCTGTGGAGTATACCCTTAGGAAGCGCCTCCCCCGCAAACTCCCGAAGAGACGCAACGACGTCTATGTCAACATGAAGACGGATTTCCGTGCTCAGCTGGCTCGCTGTCAGAAGCTTCTGGAAGGAGGGGGTCACAGGGAGATCTGTGTCCACGGCCTGGGCCTCGCCATCAACCGGGCCATCAACATTGCCCTTCAGCTGCAAGCCACcagccagggggcgctgcagctgGCGGCCAACACCTCTACggtggagctggtggatgaCCTGGAACCTGAGGATCCCGACGAGGCCGGGGAGCCCATGACGCGTACACGCAACAACTCGGCTATTCATATCAAGGTTTTCTACCCGGACGCTCAGTGA
- the ufsp1 gene encoding inactive Ufm1-specific protease 1 has protein sequence MDERVAAAEGIDWGESGAEEDMSDRDKPLLKSVHTDLPLPLSCPVKYTLIKGDYLYFHYGCDGQDDRGWGCGYRTVQTMASWIRHNLSPPKHQSRPPPSLPEIQRALVAMGDKPGSFSGSRDWIGTFEASLVLDYFYDVPCKLVHIRGGEAQLEHVAAEELHQHFEKHGSPVMMGGDRDNSSKCVVGVCTGDTGSHLLVVDPHYYGRQLEKTELQRRGWVVWRRVSSLDQSSFYNLCLPQTAKKLT, from the coding sequence ATGGATGAGAGGGTCGCGGCCGCGGAGGGGATTGACTGGGGAGAAAGTGGAGCTGAAGAGGACATGTCTGATCGGGACAAACCTTTATTAAAGAGCGTCCACACTGATCTTCCTCTGCCCCTCTCCTGTCCTGTGAAATACACACTGATCAAAGGGGACTATCTCTACTTCCATTATGGCTGCGATGGACAAGATGACAGAGGCTGGGGATGTGGCTACCGCACCGTCCAGACGATGGCCTCCTGGATCCGCCACAACTTGTCTCCACCGAAGCACCAGAGCAGACCCCCACCCAGCCTCCCAGAGATCCAGCGGGCCTTGGTGGCCATGGGGGACAAGCCGGGCTCCTTCTCGGGCTCCAGGGACTGGATCGGAACCTTCGAGGCCTCCCTGGTTCTGGACTATTTCTATGACGTCCCCTGTAAGTTGGTGCACATCAGGGGTGGAGAGGCACAGCTGGAGCATGTCGCAGCGGAGGAGCTCCATCAGCACTTTGAGAAGCATGGTTCTCCGGTCATGATGGGCGGGGACAGGGACAATTCCTCTAAATGTGTAGTGGGGGTGTGCACCGGGGACACGGGGAGTCACTTGCTGGTCGTTGACCCTCACTACTATGGACGTCAGCTGGAGaagacagagctgcagagacgaggGTGGGTGGTGTGGAGAAGAGTGTCCTCTTTGGACCAGAGTTCTTTCTATAATCTGTGCTTGCCTCAGACTGCCAAAAAACTAACGTAA
- the si:dkey-85k7.10 gene encoding endonuclease domain-containing 1 protein has translation MAVLVCVLLQGARAGVVEDFNHVERCKESLYMGTPPRGYLGNSFKKICQRYEDMPRYVTLYDPRKHIPVYSAYTFKKSDGEKKVDFPWMFEPQLASEKSSSNMEPFPQSASMHMNFEDTQAVLEDYADVVKYERGQLNPDEHQADPLDKASTYSLTNVVPQSREFNLGPWAEHEEVIRKRLNNYCRGKAFVVTGVTTSGHTIRRNNLDRVTVPEYMWSAYCCTEFDQNAPYFVRYKFPAFGAYGLNDHVNNHLVEVPLKNLEKFLKGRMDVDRNFQIFYKDCVPDN, from the exons ATGGCCGTGCTGGTCTGTGTGCTGCTCCAGGGGGCCCGAGCAGGAGTTGTGGAGGACTTCAACCATGTGGAACGCTGTAAGGAATCACTCTACATGGGCACTCCACCCCGGGGCTACCTGGGCAACTCCTTTAAGAAGATCTGCCAGAGGTACGAGGACATGCCGCGCTACGTCACCCTGTACGACCCCCGCAAACACATCCCCGTCTATTCTGCCTACACGTTCAAGAAGTCGGATGGGGAGAAGAAGGTGGACTTCCCTTGGATGTTTGAGCCCCAG TTGGcctcagagaaaagcagcagcaacatggagCCCTTCCCACAATCCGCAAGCATGCATATGAACTTTGAGGACACCCAAGCCGTCCTCGAGGATTACGCCGATGTGGTTAAATATGAGCGAGGCCAACTGAACCCCGACGAGCATCAGGCGGACCCTCTGGACAAAGCCTCCACCTACAGCTTGACGAACGTGGTACCTCAGAGCCGGGAGTTCAACCTGGGCCCCTGGGCAGAGCACGAGGAGGTGATTCGCAAGCGCCTCAACAACTACTGCCGCGGCAAGGCCTTCGTGGTCACCGGGGTGACGACCTCCGGGCACACGATCCGCCGCAACAACCTGGACCGGGTGACGGTGCCAGAATACATGTGGTCGGCCTACTGCTGCACCGAGTTTGACCAAAATGCACCGTACTTTGTGCGCTACAAGTTCCCCGCGTTCGGAGCTTACGGGCTGAACGACCATGTCAACAACCACCTGGTGGAGGTCCCTCTCAAGAACCTTGAGAAGTTCCTCAAAGGGAGGATGGATGTGGACCGGAACTTCCAGATTTTCTACAAGGACTGTGTGCCGgataattaa
- the zgc:172339 gene encoding endonuclease domain-containing 1 protein has protein sequence MGTPPTGLGHHALQFICQRYNKRARYVTLYNTVDRIPVYSAYTFKRSEGERCLDVPWMYEPQLSTSSDTDEMQPFPRGYIHKNFEDAQAVLDDYSNAVLYERGSLNPDEHQGEPDDKAATYTLTNVVPMMPGFHKTVWSKREHVVRKRLNNYCRGRAYVVTGVTTSGKMIRRENINRIAVPTYLWSAYCCVDFDHNAPYAERYKFPSFAHYGLNEENNEVVEMSVQKLKEFLQRTTFVDQNFQIFVGDCDPATQVKL, from the exons ATGGGGACCCCGCCGACAGGGCTGGGGCACCACGCCCTGCAGTTCATTTGTCAACGTTACAACAAGAGGGCCCGCTACGTGACGCTGTACAACACCGTGGACCGTATACCTGTCTACTCGGCCTACACCTTCAAACGCTCCGAGGGGGAGAGGTGCCTCGATGTGCCTTGGATGTATGAACCTCAg CTATCCACATCCTCTGACACCGATGAGATGCAGCCCTTCCCGCGTGGTTACATCCACAAGAATTTTGAAGATGCCCAAGCCGTCCTGGACGACTACTCGAACGCCGTCCTCTACGAACGTGGCAGCCTCAACCCGGACGAGCATCAGGGCGAGCCCGACGACAAGGCCGCCACCTACACCCTGACCAACGTGGTACCCATGATGCCCGGCTTCCACAAAACAGTCTGGAGCAAACGGGAGCATGTCGTCCGCAAACGGCTGAACAACTACTGCCGGGGCCGAGCTTACGTCGTCACGGGGGTCACCACGTCGGGGAAGATGATCCGCCGGGAAAACATCAACCGCATCGCAGTGCCAACGTACCTGTGGTCGGCGTACTGCTGTGTTGACTTCGACCACAACGCTCCTTATGCTGAGCGCTACAAGTTCCCGTCTTTTGCCCACTACGGCCTCAACGAGGAGAACAACGAGGTGGTGGAAATGTCCGTCCAGAAGCTGAAGGAGTTCCTCCAGAGGACCACCTTCGTAGACCAGAACTTTCAGATCTTTGTCGGTGACTGTGACCCAGCCACACAGGTTAAGCTGTAA
- the LOC133950279 gene encoding endonuclease domain-containing 1 protein-like, with protein sequence MRLFRTWALSFSLLTGFHPVSATVSHSFRDCSHFFYMETPPAGVGGHSLRWICQMYADKARYATLYDSSRRLPLYSAYIFQKSDGKSRMDTPWMFEPQLLSGDESGQMRALPLTDDSPPRIEGSQAVLEDYTDAVGYRRGPLNPDLHQAEPDDKSSTYTLTNVAPLITDFLDTSWNPYLDAVRRRLNNFCQGKSFMVAGVTVSGATIQRDNRDRLAIPKHLWLAYCCPWFDRNSPYEVRFMFPSYGGYALNGQTGHSVVEVPLKTLEDFLRSQADIFRDMTIFYKGCVSENPLKANTDMA encoded by the exons ATGCGTCTGTTCCGCACCTGGGCCCTGTCCTTCTCCCTGCTGACGGGCTTCCACCCGGTGAGTGCCACCGTGTCACACAGCTTCAGAGACTGCAGCCATTTTTTCTACATGGAGACTCCACCTGCAGGGGTCGGAGGGCACAGCCTGAGGTGGATCTGCCAGATGTACGCAGACAAAGCGCGCTATGCCACATTGTACGACAGCAGCCGCCGTCTACCCCTCTACTCGGCCTACATCTTTCAGAAGTCCGATGGGAAGAGCAGGATGGACACACCCTGGATGTTTGAGCCTCAG CTGCTCTCTGGTGATGAAAGTGGACAAATGAGAGCCCTTCCCCTCACTGACGACTCCCCCCCTCGGATTGAGGGCAGCCAGGCCGTGCTGGAGGACTACACAGACGCCGTCGGGTACAGACGTGGCCCGCTGAATCCTGACTTGCACCAAGCAGAGCCAGATGACAAATCCTCCACCTACACCCTGACCAACGTGGCGCCATTAATCACAGACTTCCTGGATACCTCCTGGAATCCATACTTGGACGCTGTCCGCCGGCGCCTCAATAACTTCTGCCAAGGCAAATCTTTCATGGTGGCAGGGGTGACGGTTTCAGGGGCGACTATCCAGCGAGACAACAGGGACCGCCTAGCGATCCCGAAACACTTGTGGCTGGCGTACTGCTGCCCCTGGTTCGACCGCAACTCCCCATATGAGGTGAGGTTTATGTTCCCCAGTTACGGGGGCTACGCACTGAATGGACAGACTGGCCACAGTGTGGTGGAGGTGCCTCTGAAGACTCTGGAGGATTTCCTGAGGAGCCAGGCTGACATCTTTAGGGACATGACTATTTTCTATAAAGGCTGTGTGTCAGAAAATCCCCTCAAGGCGAACACAGACATGGCCTGA